The DNA region CGACGAAGCGGCTGGTCACTCTGCGTGGAACGCGCAAGTCGTCAGCCCCCACGGACTCGCCGCCGAAGCCCCAGCCGCCGCGCGACGAGCCCGACCCGAGCGCCTCTGCACGCGACGAGCGCGACCCCGGCGAGCCGCCCGACGAACCCGGCGACAAGTAGGTTGCGCGCGGCTCGATCACGGCTCGAGCCGCGCACAGCTGCGTCCGTCGAGCCCCCCGCCTGGGACAAATCCGCTGTCCATGTAGAGGGTTGCGGTATTCGGCCCGAGAGAGCGGCCGGTCCGGGGGCAGGAAGCCGGGACACCCTCCGAAATCTCGCTGTTCCGTCGCCGCGGCGCCGGCGGGAGAGGCGGCGCGGGGGAGCACCCGGGATGACGCGGAGGAGCACCCGGGATGGCGCGGGCGCTACTCTGCCCAGGGCCCAGGCCGATGTTCGGTTGCGCGACTCATTGCTCGTCACGGAAGCTGCCGTCGAGACCGCGTCGACCTGGTCCCACCGATCAATCGTCCGGGTCGCCGACCTCGGCCGCGAGGCGGGCGCTGAGCGCGCCGCCCTTGTGGGGGAACGGCTGGTCCGGGATGGGGCGCCCGAGGAAGGGGCAGAGCTGCTCGAAGCCCTCGCCATCGGTGATGCGCAGCTCGAGCAGCTTGCCGGGCTTGTCCGCGAAGTAGCGCCGCACGTCGTCGACGTGCTTGCGATAGACGTGACGAAAGCGCTCGGGGTGGAACTCGTAGGTGCCGTAGGTCGCCGCGCGGAGGAACCGCCGAATGCGCATGTGCGTCTCGGCGGCCTTGGTTTCCGTCTCGGCGAAGGCGTCCCGGCCCGTCCAGTGGTTTTGACAGCTCTTCAGCCAGGCGTCCTCGTCTCGCAATGTCAGGACGAACTTGGCGTCCGGGTGCTGGCGGTCGAGCTGGGCGTAGTACGGCGAGACCGTGATGTCGGTGATGCCGTCGAAGGCCTCGAGCAGCTGGAAGTCGAGGTCGCCACTCGCGAGCGCGCGGAAGGTGTCGTCGTCGATCGGATAATGGACGGTGTCGATGCCCAGCACGTGCAGCCCCGCGGTCAGGCTCCGCGTGCCGGTGCGGCTCAAGCCCAGCCCGAACACCGGGTGGCGCCGGTTCCAGCGCGGCCAGTCGCGCTCGTGCTCCTCGGCGTACTGGATGACCTCTTCGCGCACGAGGGGGGCGCGCTCGGTCAGGCCGAGCTCCGCGATCTGCTCGGCGCCGAGCTCGGGTAGCCTCGCGATCGCCTGCGCGAGCTCCTCCGGCGTGGTCCCCTCGGGAAGCGCGCGCTGCGCCCACTCGACTGCGGCCCGCGCCACGCGCAGCTCCACGACCTGGCTGTCGCCCCAGGCGTCGAGGGCGGCGTCGAGCTTGCGGCGCTGCTCACGCGTACGACTGCGCAGCTCGCGGAGCGCGTACTTGGACCACACGTCGTGCAGCCACTGAAAGTGGTCGTGGAAGATGCGGAAGCTCTTGAACGACTTCGTGTACCCGAGCCGGTTGAGCGCGAGCTTGCGCAGGCGCGACTCGGGACGAAGCACGTACGCCTCGTCGTGAACGGGCGGCTCGATCTTCGCCATCTCACGGATCACGTCGATCCGCGTGATGTGCACGCCGCAGTGGATGCGGCCGCGGAACCGGTCGTGCACGTAGCAGTCGACGTAGGCCTGGTCGTTCCTCTCGAGCCACGGCCGCATGTCCTCGAAGATGAGGCTGTCCGCGTCCACCGCGACGACGAGATCGGCGTCGTAGTCGATCTCGACC from Sandaracinaceae bacterium includes:
- a CDS encoding sulfotransferase, whose amino-acid sequence is MKKVALVFRTIGERTSDLALDLAKENLQPDEVHVLSHCRPFTETVRRMVEIDYDADLVVAVDADSLIFEDMRPWLERNDQAYVDCYVHDRFRGRIHCGVHITRIDVIREMAKIEPPVHDEAYVLRPESRLRKLALNRLGYTKSFKSFRIFHDHFQWLHDVWSKYALRELRSRTREQRRKLDAALDAWGDSQVVELRVARAAVEWAQRALPEGTTPEELAQAIARLPELGAEQIAELGLTERAPLVREEVIQYAEEHERDWPRWNRRHPVFGLGLSRTGTRSLTAGLHVLGIDTVHYPIDDDTFRALASGDLDFQLLEAFDGITDITVSPYYAQLDRQHPDAKFVLTLRDEDAWLKSCQNHWTGRDAFAETETKAAETHMRIRRFLRAATYGTYEFHPERFRHVYRKHVDDVRRYFADKPGKLLELRITDGEGFEQLCPFLGRPIPDQPFPHKGGALSARLAAEVGDPDD